The following proteins come from a genomic window of Mycolicibacterium rufum:
- a CDS encoding CoA-acylating methylmalonate-semialdehyde dehydrogenase, with translation MTNTISHWVDNALFIGTGTSSAPVTNPATGQVTGQVALASVEDARTVIDAAAAAFPAWRDTSLAKRTQILFRFRELLNERKGELAEIITAEHGKVVSDALGEVSRGQEVVEFACGIPHLLKGGYTENASTKVDVYSLRQPLGPVGIISPFNFPAMVPMWFFPIAIATGNTVVLKPSEKDPSASLWLAALWKEAGLPPGVFNVLQGDKTAVDELLTNPQIKSVSFVGSTPIAQYVYATGTAAGKRVQALGGAKNHAVILPDADLDLAADAMVNAGFGSAGERCMAISAAVAVGPIADDLVAKIAERAATITTGDGTKNSDMGPLVTKAHRDKVASYIDAGETAGAKVVLDGRTVASEDASERDPEGFWLGPTLLDNVTPDMSVYTDEIFGPVLSVLRVDTYDQALDLINTNPYGNGTAIFTNDGGAARRFQNEVEVGMIGINVPIPVPMAYYSFGGWKASLFGDSHAHGLDGVQFFTRQKAITTRWLDPSHGGLNLGFPQNG, from the coding sequence ATGACCAACACGATCTCGCACTGGGTCGACAACGCCCTGTTCATCGGCACCGGCACATCGTCTGCGCCGGTGACGAATCCGGCTACCGGTCAGGTGACCGGGCAGGTGGCGTTGGCGTCGGTGGAGGATGCCCGCACGGTGATCGACGCGGCCGCCGCGGCGTTTCCCGCCTGGCGCGACACCTCGCTGGCCAAACGCACCCAGATCCTGTTCCGGTTCCGCGAACTGCTCAATGAGCGCAAAGGCGAACTCGCCGAGATCATCACCGCTGAGCACGGCAAAGTCGTCTCCGACGCCCTCGGCGAAGTATCCCGAGGCCAGGAAGTCGTCGAATTCGCCTGCGGCATCCCCCACCTGCTCAAAGGCGGCTACACCGAGAACGCCTCGACCAAAGTCGACGTCTACTCCCTGCGCCAACCCCTCGGACCCGTCGGCATCATCTCCCCCTTCAACTTCCCCGCCATGGTCCCGATGTGGTTCTTCCCCATCGCCATCGCCACCGGCAACACCGTCGTGCTCAAACCGTCGGAAAAAGACCCCTCCGCCTCGCTGTGGCTCGCCGCCCTGTGGAAAGAAGCCGGCCTACCACCCGGGGTGTTCAACGTCCTCCAGGGCGACAAAACCGCCGTCGACGAACTGCTCACCAACCCCCAGATCAAGTCGGTGTCGTTCGTCGGGTCCACCCCGATCGCCCAGTACGTCTACGCCACCGGCACCGCCGCAGGCAAACGCGTCCAAGCCCTCGGCGGAGCCAAGAACCACGCGGTGATCCTGCCCGACGCCGACCTCGACCTGGCCGCCGACGCCATGGTCAACGCCGGATTCGGCTCCGCCGGGGAACGCTGCATGGCCATCTCCGCCGCCGTCGCCGTCGGCCCCATCGCCGACGACCTGGTCGCCAAGATCGCCGAACGCGCCGCCACCATCACCACCGGCGACGGCACCAAAAACTCCGACATGGGCCCCCTGGTCACCAAGGCCCACCGCGACAAAGTCGCCTCCTACATCGACGCCGGCGAAACCGCCGGCGCCAAAGTCGTCCTCGACGGCCGCACCGTCGCAAGCGAGGACGCCTCCGAGCGGGACCCAGAAGGGTTCTGGCTCGGCCCCACCCTGCTCGACAACGTCACCCCCGACATGAGCGTCTACACCGACGAAATCTTCGGCCCCGTCCTGTCGGTCCTGCGCGTCGACACCTACGACCAAGCCCTCGACCTGATCAACACCAACCCCTACGGCAACGGCACCGCCATCTTCACCAACGACGGCGGCGCAGCCCGACGCTTCCAAAACGAAGTCGAAGTCGGCATGATCGGCATCAACGTCCCCATCCCCGTGCCCATGGCCTACTACAGCTTCGGCGGCTGGAAAGCCTCCCTGTTCGGCGACAGCCACGCCCACGGCCTCGACGGCGTCCAATTCTTCACCCGCCAAAAAGCCATCACCACCCGCTGGCTCGACCCCAGCCACGGCGGCCTCAACCTCGGCTTCCCCCAGAACGGCTGA
- a CDS encoding Gfo/Idh/MocA family protein → MSDLRVAVLGVGVMGADHVARISSRISGARVTVVNDYVIEKAEQIASEIPGCRAVSDPVDAIADTDVDAVVLATPGSTHEKQLLACLEHRKPVLCEKPLTTDVSTALEIVRREAELDRPLIQVGFMRRFDAEYMALKALLDGGELGVPLVMHCVHRNPSVPSYFDSSLIVKDSLVHEVDVTRFLFGEEIASVQIVRPASNPAAPEGVIDPQIAILRTVSGKHVDVELFVTTGVAYEVRTEVVGERGSAMIGLDVGLVRTSAPGNRGGRITPGFRERFGRAYDTEIQRWVDAARSGTCIDGPTAWDGYAAAAVCAAGVESLETGLPVDVQLADLES, encoded by the coding sequence GTGTCCGATCTCCGTGTCGCCGTCCTCGGGGTAGGGGTGATGGGCGCCGATCACGTCGCCCGCATCAGCTCCCGCATCTCCGGGGCCCGGGTCACCGTCGTCAACGACTACGTCATCGAGAAGGCCGAGCAGATCGCCTCCGAGATCCCCGGCTGCCGTGCGGTGTCCGACCCCGTGGACGCCATCGCCGACACCGACGTGGACGCCGTGGTGCTGGCCACTCCGGGCAGCACGCACGAGAAGCAGCTGCTGGCCTGCCTCGAGCACCGCAAGCCGGTGCTGTGCGAAAAGCCGCTCACCACCGACGTTTCCACAGCGTTGGAGATCGTCCGCCGGGAGGCCGAGCTCGACCGTCCGCTGATCCAGGTCGGCTTCATGCGGCGCTTCGACGCGGAGTACATGGCGCTCAAGGCGCTGCTCGATGGCGGTGAGCTCGGCGTGCCGCTGGTGATGCACTGCGTGCACCGCAATCCGAGTGTGCCGAGTTACTTCGACAGCTCGCTGATCGTCAAGGACTCGCTGGTGCATGAGGTCGATGTGACCCGGTTCCTGTTCGGTGAGGAGATCGCCAGCGTGCAGATCGTCCGGCCTGCCTCGAATCCCGCTGCGCCCGAGGGCGTCATCGATCCGCAGATCGCGATCCTGCGCACGGTGAGCGGCAAGCACGTCGACGTCGAACTGTTCGTCACCACCGGCGTCGCCTACGAAGTGCGCACCGAGGTGGTCGGCGAACGCGGCAGCGCGATGATCGGCCTCGATGTCGGGCTCGTCCGGACCTCAGCGCCGGGCAACCGGGGCGGCCGCATCACCCCGGGATTCCGGGAGCGCTTCGGCCGCGCCTACGACACCGAGATTCAACGCTGGGTCGACGCGGCCCGCAGCGGAACCTGCATCGACGGTCCCACCGCGTGGGACGGCTACGCGGCCGCAGCGGTCTGCGCCGCGGGCGTCGAATCGCTCGAAACCGGTCTGCCCGTCGACGTGCAGCTCGCAGACCTCGAGTCCTGA
- the iolD gene encoding 3D-(3,5/4)-trihydroxycyclohexane-1,2-dione acylhydrolase (decyclizing), with product MVSTAPKSTEKLADTEPTVRLTVAQATVRFLANQYVERDGQRHRFFAGCFGIFGHGNVAGIGQALLQDEVEAYEAGVEPGLKYVLGRNEQAMVHTAVAYARQQDRLQAWAVTASIGPGSSNMLTGAALATINRLPVLLLPSDTFATRVSSPVLQELELPSSGDVTVNDAFKPLSRYFDRVWRPEQLPAALLGAMRVLTDPAETGAATVSLPQDVQAEAHDWPESMFAERTWHIARPPAERSVIARAAEVVRSARTPLIVAGGGVIYSGADDALAQFAAQTGIPVCESQAGKGSLLHDHPQSVGAVGSTGTTAANALASEADVIIGIGTRYSDFTSASRTAFNHPDVRFVNINVASLDAVKQGGVSVVADAREALEALSEAVGDYTVGDEYRTRTADLMAEWNNTVSDVYRTSDGVALNQNQVIGLVNTLSDPRDVVVCAAGSMPGDLHKLWRLRDRKGYHVEYGYSCMGYEIAGGIGVRMAAPDRDVFVMVGDGSYLMMATEIVTAVQEGVKIIPVLVQNHGFASIGGLSESLGSQRFGTAYRYRGEDGRLDGDTLPVDLAANAASLGADVIKVTTAAEFSDAVKVAKAADRTTVIYVETDPRIYAPDSHSWWDVPVSEVSSLESTQQAYERYADWKKVQRPLIKPSE from the coding sequence CGACCGTCCGGTTCCTGGCCAACCAGTACGTCGAGCGGGACGGGCAGCGGCACCGGTTCTTCGCCGGGTGCTTCGGCATCTTCGGCCACGGCAACGTCGCCGGCATCGGTCAGGCGTTGCTGCAGGACGAGGTCGAGGCGTACGAGGCCGGCGTCGAGCCCGGATTGAAGTACGTTCTGGGCCGCAACGAGCAGGCCATGGTGCACACCGCCGTGGCCTACGCCCGGCAGCAGGACCGCCTGCAGGCCTGGGCCGTCACCGCCAGCATCGGCCCCGGCTCGTCGAACATGCTCACCGGTGCGGCGCTGGCCACGATCAACCGGTTGCCGGTGCTGCTGCTGCCGTCCGACACGTTCGCGACGCGGGTCAGTTCGCCGGTGCTGCAGGAACTGGAGCTGCCCTCCAGTGGCGACGTGACGGTCAACGACGCGTTCAAGCCCCTGTCACGGTACTTCGACCGGGTGTGGCGTCCCGAGCAGCTGCCCGCTGCTCTGCTGGGCGCGATGCGGGTGCTCACGGATCCCGCCGAGACGGGCGCGGCGACGGTGTCGCTGCCGCAGGACGTCCAGGCCGAGGCCCACGACTGGCCGGAATCGATGTTCGCCGAACGGACCTGGCACATTGCGCGGCCGCCCGCCGAGCGTTCGGTGATCGCCCGCGCCGCCGAGGTGGTGCGCTCGGCGCGCACGCCGCTGATCGTGGCCGGCGGTGGCGTCATCTACTCCGGCGCTGACGATGCGCTGGCGCAGTTCGCCGCGCAGACCGGGATTCCGGTGTGCGAGAGCCAGGCCGGTAAGGGCTCGCTGCTGCACGACCATCCGCAGTCGGTGGGCGCGGTCGGGTCGACCGGGACGACCGCGGCCAACGCCCTGGCCAGCGAGGCCGATGTCATCATCGGGATCGGCACCCGCTACAGCGACTTCACGTCGGCCTCGCGCACCGCGTTCAACCATCCCGACGTGCGGTTCGTCAACATCAACGTCGCATCGCTGGATGCGGTCAAGCAGGGCGGCGTCAGTGTCGTCGCGGATGCGCGCGAAGCACTCGAGGCGCTCTCCGAGGCGGTCGGCGACTACACCGTCGGCGACGAGTACCGCACCCGCACAGCGGATCTCATGGCAGAGTGGAACAACACCGTGTCGGACGTATACCGCACGTCCGACGGTGTCGCACTGAACCAGAACCAGGTGATCGGCCTGGTGAACACGCTATCGGACCCCCGCGACGTCGTCGTGTGCGCGGCCGGGTCGATGCCCGGTGATCTGCACAAGCTCTGGCGCCTGCGCGACCGCAAGGGCTATCACGTCGAATACGGCTATTCCTGCATGGGTTACGAGATCGCCGGTGGGATCGGCGTCCGCATGGCCGCGCCCGATCGCGACGTGTTCGTCATGGTCGGCGACGGCTCGTACCTGATGATGGCCACCGAGATCGTCACCGCTGTGCAGGAGGGCGTGAAGATCATCCCGGTGCTGGTCCAGAACCACGGCTTCGCTTCGATCGGCGGGCTGTCGGAATCGTTGGGCTCCCAGCGGTTCGGCACGGCGTACCGCTATCGCGGCGAGGATGGCCGGCTCGACGGCGACACCCTGCCCGTCGATTTGGCGGCCAATGCGGCGAGCCTGGGCGCCGACGTCATCAAGGTGACGACGGCCGCGGAGTTCAGTGATGCGGTCAAGGTCGCCAAGGCCGCCGACCGCACGACGGTGATCTACGTCGAGACCGACCCCCGGATCTACGCCCCTGACAGCCATTCCTGGTGGGACGTGCCGGTGAGCGAGGTGTCCTCGCTGGAGTCCACGCAGCAGGCCTATGAGCGGTATGCGGACTGGAAGAAGGTCCAGCGGCCGTTGATCAAGCCGTCGGAGTGA